The proteins below come from a single Miscanthus floridulus cultivar M001 chromosome 1, ASM1932011v1, whole genome shotgun sequence genomic window:
- the LOC136498577 gene encoding uncharacterized protein, with protein sequence MHVPAPHLLPATPKPHYHAALRFTVSASAAPASPTAARRAVIVGGGLAGLAAATHLTSLSVSFTLVEASDRLGGRVATDVVDGYRLDRGFQIFLTAYPECRRLLDFPALRLRPFYPGALVFVGAGEPFYLLSDPFRLPMRSVSAVFSPVGTLSDKVLVGLARLHAAATPDDVILSASETTTGEHLTQLGFSSFIVERFLRPFLAGIFFDPALDTSSRLFELVFNRLALGDNALPEDGMGAITEQLAACLPAGSVRLNTRAVAIDQSGVTLDTGETIPGDLGVIVAVEQPQAEKLLPQLSTREKAKKSERSTVCLYFSTYRAPVQDPILLLNGLGNEIVNNMFFATNVAPSYAPAGKVLVSVSLVGSFADREDADLADKVIRELGGWFSPGEVASWTHLRTYRIGFAQPDQAPPTTPAGRDPRVGEGLYVCGDHWCSATFDGALVSGRRAAEALAKDRGI encoded by the coding sequence ATGCACGTCCCCGCGCCCCACCTCCTCCCCGCGACGCCCAAGCCGCACTACCATGCCGCGCTCCGCTTCACCGTGTCCGCGTCCGCCGCGCCGGCGAGCCCCACGGCCGCCCGCAGGGCCGTCATTGTCGGCGGCGGGCTCGCGGGCCTCGCCGCGGCGACGCACCTGACGTCGCTCTCCGTGTCGTTCACGCTCGTCGAGGCCTCGGACCGCCTCGGCGGCCGCGTCGCCACCGACGTGGTGGACGGGTACCGCCTCGACAGGGGCTTCCAGATCTTCCTCACCGCGTACCCGGAGTGCCGACGCCTCCTCGACTTCCCGGCGCTCAGGCTCCGGCCGTTCTATCCCGGTGCGctcgtcttcgtcggcgccggGGAGCCATTCTACCTGCTCTCCGACCCGTTCCGCCTCCCGATGCGTTCCGTCTCCGCGGTGTTCTCCCCCGTGGGCACCCTCTCCGACAAGGTCCTCGTCGGGCTCGCGCGCCTCCACGCGGCCGCCACCCCGGACGACGTCATCCTCTCAGCGTCGGAGACGACCACGGGGGAGCACCTGACGCAGCTTGGGTTCTCGTCCTTCATCGTGGAGCGGTTCCTGCGGCCGTTCCTCGCCGGGATATTCTTCGACCCGGCGCTCGACACGTCGTCCCGCCTCTTCGAGCTCGTGTTCAATCGCCTCGCCCTCGGCGACAACGCCCTGCCGGAGGACGGTATGGGCGCCATCACGGAGCAGCTTGCGGCTTGCCTCCCCGCGGGCTCCGTCCGCCTCAACACCCGCGCTGTCGCCATCGACCAGTCCGGTGTGACGCTGGACACCGGCGAAACCATCCCGGGCGACCTCGGCGTCATCGTCGCTGTCGAGCAGCCACAGGCCGAGAAGCTCCTGCCACAGCTATCGACTCGAGAAAAGGCCAAGAAATCGGAGAGGAGCACCGTGTGCCTCTACTTCTCCACCTACCGGGCGCCGGTCCAGGACCCCATTCTGCTGCTCAACGGCTTAGGCAACGAGATCGTGAACAACATGTTCTTCGCCACCAACGTGGCGCCGTCGTACGCGCCGGCGGGCAAGGTGCTGGTGTCCGTGTCCCTCGTCGGCTCGTTCGCCGACAGGGAGGACGCCGATCTGGCCGACAAAGTGATCCGTGAGCTCGGCGGGTGGTTCAGCCCTGGAGAGGTCGCGTCGTGGACGCACTTGAGGACGTATCGCATCGGGTTCGCGCAGCCGGACCAGGCGCCGCCCACGACACCGGCGGGGAGGGACCCGAGAGTGGGTGAAGGATTGTACGTGTGCGGCGACCACTGGTGCTCGGCCACGTTCGACGGCGCGCTCGTGTCCGGAAGGAGGGCGGCCGAGGCTCTGGCCAAGGACCGGGGAATATGA